A window from Halomicrobium urmianum encodes these proteins:
- the uvrB gene encoding excinuclease ABC subunit UvrB, whose amino-acid sequence MSDSGPLSVDRPDVDRDFRVDAPFEPAGDQPEAIEQLADGFRRGMDKQTLLGVTGSGKTNTVSWLIEEIQKPTLVIAHNKTLAAQLYEEFRNLFPDNAVEYFVSYYDYYQPEAYVEQTDKYIEKDASINDEIDRLRHSATRSLLTRDDVIVVASVSAIYGLGDPRNYVDMSLRIEQGQRIERDELLGRLVDLNYERNDVDFTQGTFRVRGDTIEIYPMYGRYAVRVDMWGDEIERMVKVDPLEGEVVGEEPAVLLHPAEHYSIPEERLQRAIDEIERLKEERVSYFERKGDAVAAQRIDERTTFDLEMMRETGYCSGIENYSVHLSDRDSGDAPYTLIDYFPDDFLTVVDESHQTIPQIKGQYEGDKSRKDSLVENGFRLPTAYDNRPLTFEEFEAKTDQTLYVSATPADYEREASDQIVEQIVRPTHLVDPKVAVADATGQVEDLLGRIEETPDDERILVTTLTKRMAEDLTEYLEEAGVDVAYMHDETDTLERHELIRSLRLGEIQVLVGINLLREGLDIPEVSLVAILDADQEGFLRSETTLVQTMGRAARNVNGEVVLYADDTSDAMQSAIEETRRRREIQREYNEEHGYEPATIEKEIGETSLPGAETDTSDVAGEGPSDADEAARRIERLEERMREAADNLEFELAADIRDRIRELREEFDLGGGEDDDGVPAPTEGF is encoded by the coding sequence ATGAGTGATTCGGGCCCGCTGTCCGTCGATCGCCCCGACGTCGACCGGGACTTCCGCGTGGACGCGCCCTTCGAGCCCGCCGGCGACCAGCCGGAGGCCATCGAGCAACTGGCCGACGGCTTCCGGCGGGGGATGGACAAGCAGACGCTGCTGGGCGTGACGGGGTCGGGCAAGACCAACACCGTCTCGTGGCTGATCGAGGAGATCCAGAAGCCGACCCTCGTGATCGCCCACAACAAGACGCTGGCCGCGCAGCTCTACGAGGAGTTCCGGAACCTGTTTCCGGACAACGCGGTGGAGTACTTCGTCAGCTACTACGACTACTACCAGCCGGAGGCCTACGTCGAGCAGACGGACAAGTACATCGAGAAGGACGCCTCGATCAACGACGAGATCGACCGCCTCCGACACTCGGCCACGCGCTCGCTGCTGACCCGTGACGACGTGATCGTCGTGGCGAGCGTCTCCGCTATCTACGGGCTGGGTGACCCGCGCAACTACGTCGACATGAGCCTGCGCATCGAGCAGGGCCAGCGGATCGAGCGCGACGAGTTGCTCGGGCGGCTGGTCGACCTGAACTACGAGCGCAACGACGTCGACTTCACGCAGGGCACGTTCCGCGTGCGCGGCGACACGATCGAGATCTACCCGATGTACGGCCGCTACGCCGTCCGGGTGGACATGTGGGGCGACGAGATCGAACGGATGGTCAAGGTCGACCCCCTGGAGGGCGAGGTCGTCGGCGAGGAGCCCGCCGTCCTGCTGCACCCGGCGGAGCACTACTCCATCCCGGAGGAGCGCCTCCAGCGGGCCATCGACGAGATCGAGCGGCTGAAGGAGGAGCGGGTGAGCTACTTCGAGCGCAAGGGCGACGCCGTCGCCGCCCAGCGCATCGACGAGCGGACCACCTTCGACCTGGAGATGATGCGCGAGACGGGGTACTGCTCGGGCATCGAGAACTACTCCGTCCACCTCTCGGATCGAGACTCCGGCGACGCGCCGTACACCCTGATCGACTACTTCCCCGACGACTTCCTCACCGTCGTCGACGAGTCCCACCAGACCATCCCGCAGATCAAGGGCCAGTACGAGGGCGACAAGTCGCGGAAGGACAGCCTCGTCGAGAACGGCTTCCGCCTCCCCACGGCGTACGACAACCGGCCGCTCACCTTCGAGGAGTTCGAGGCGAAGACCGACCAGACGCTGTACGTCTCCGCGACGCCGGCCGACTACGAGCGCGAGGCGTCGGACCAGATCGTCGAGCAGATCGTCCGCCCGACCCACCTCGTCGACCCGAAGGTGGCGGTCGCCGACGCCACCGGGCAGGTCGAGGACCTGCTGGGTCGCATCGAGGAGACGCCCGACGACGAGCGCATCCTCGTGACGACGCTGACCAAGCGCATGGCCGAGGACCTCACCGAGTACCTCGAGGAGGCCGGCGTCGACGTCGCCTACATGCACGACGAGACCGACACGCTGGAGCGTCACGAACTGATCCGCTCGCTCCGCCTGGGCGAAATTCAGGTGCTCGTCGGCATCAACCTCCTCCGCGAGGGACTGGACATCCCCGAGGTCTCCCTCGTGGCCATCCTCGACGCCGACCAGGAGGGGTTCCTCCGCAGCGAGACCACGCTCGTCCAGACGATGGGTCGCGCGGCCCGCAACGTCAACGGCGAGGTCGTCCTCTACGCCGACGACACCAGCGACGCCATGCAGTCGGCCATCGAGGAGACCCGACGCCGCCGGGAGATCCAGCGCGAGTACAACGAGGAGCACGGCTACGAGCCGGCCACCATCGAGAAGGAGATCGGCGAGACCTCCCTGCCCGGCGCCGAGACCGACACCTCCGACGTGGCCGGCGAGGGCCCGTCCGACGCCGACGAGGCCGCCCGCCGGATCGAGCGCCTCGAAGAGCGGATGCGCGAGGCCGCAGACAACCTGGAGTTCGAACTCGCGGCCGACATCCGCGACCGCATCCGCGAGCTGCGCGAGGAGTTCGACCTCGGCGGCGGCGAGGACGACGACGGCGTCCCCGCGCCGACCGAGGGATTCTGA
- a CDS encoding DUF4097 family beta strand repeat-containing protein: MTDRTRRRVLAGLAATTGLSGCVVTGEGRTVEETNTTTHEAGESLVIDGRAGDVTVEGTDRDDVEVRATKRAASEDDLDDVSLSVDRSDGRLELSVEREDSWFRFGAAPRMDLHVTVPADIRAERIDVASGDVELAGVHGPTTVDTSSGGVRVRDVDGDVTVDTSSGDAEVIDAAGDVTVEASSGDLTVTNPGGDVDASASSGDASIRFPAESGATLSVETSSGGIDTTGFDASTDGSTLTTTVGDGSRTVDVSTASGDVEIDVSGD; encoded by the coding sequence GTGACCGACCGAACGCGCCGCCGCGTGCTGGCGGGGCTGGCCGCGACGACCGGCCTCTCCGGGTGCGTGGTCACCGGTGAGGGCCGGACAGTCGAGGAGACGAACACGACCACCCACGAGGCAGGGGAGAGCCTCGTCATCGATGGGCGAGCCGGCGACGTCACCGTCGAGGGCACCGACCGGGACGACGTCGAAGTCCGGGCCACGAAGCGCGCCGCCTCGGAGGACGATCTCGACGACGTCTCCCTGTCCGTCGACCGATCGGACGGGCGTCTCGAGCTCTCCGTCGAGCGCGAGGACTCCTGGTTCCGGTTCGGTGCCGCACCCCGGATGGACCTGCACGTGACTGTGCCGGCCGACATCCGCGCCGAGCGGATCGACGTCGCGAGCGGTGACGTCGAACTGGCGGGCGTTCACGGTCCGACGACGGTGGACACGAGCAGCGGCGGCGTCCGCGTGCGCGACGTCGACGGCGACGTCACGGTCGACACCTCCAGCGGCGACGCCGAGGTGATCGACGCCGCCGGGGACGTCACGGTCGAGGCGTCGAGCGGCGACCTGACGGTGACGAACCCCGGGGGTGACGTCGACGCGAGCGCGTCCAGCGGTGACGCGTCGATCCGGTTTCCGGCCGAATCCGGTGCGACTCTCTCCGTCGAGACCAGCAGCGGCGGCATCGATACCACGGGATTCGACGCCTCGACGGACGGATCGACCCTGACGACCACCGTCGGCGACGGCTCCCGCACCGTCGACGTTTCGACCGCCTCCGGAGACGTCGAGATCGACGTCAGCGGCGATTGA
- a CDS encoding acetolactate synthase large subunit yields MNAAELLVACLEREGVEHVFGIPGEELEDLLFALDDSEVTFVPTRHEQGAAFMADVHGRLTGRAGVCCSTLGPGATNLLTGVADAHLDKSPLVAVTGQGGLERLHKESHQALNVVGLFEPVTKWNAQLDDPDVVGEAVRKAFKVAEYEKPGATHLELPEDVAGEATQERPLPEREPVRPGAPDPDALDRAVDLLAAADRPLVVAGNGAVRARAVDRLRALVEAADLPVVSTYMGKGAVSDADERSLMTVASGDGAAAEAIAAADLLVAVGYDVAEHDPADWDHDGPIVHVDSEPAEVYAAYNSEVEVVADVGRTLQALTDRAEDGAFGTETDWYGDYRERVLADVDREPADEPPFTEEGVLPVLRDVMADEDVLVSDVGSHKMAVAANYPAYEPNTCVVSNGLAAMGIAVPGALAADLAVDGNVVAATGDGGFLMNAAEIETATRLGCSYAVVVFRDDDYGLISEKQLDHTGDSTGTGLSNPDLTTFAESFGIDAYRPESPGEIREALDEAVGGGMALVEIPVE; encoded by the coding sequence ATGAACGCCGCCGAGCTGCTGGTCGCCTGCCTCGAACGAGAGGGCGTCGAGCACGTCTTCGGCATCCCCGGCGAGGAACTGGAGGACCTGCTGTTCGCGCTGGACGACTCCGAGGTGACCTTCGTCCCCACTCGTCACGAGCAGGGCGCGGCGTTCATGGCCGACGTCCACGGCCGCCTCACCGGGCGGGCCGGCGTCTGCTGCTCGACGCTCGGGCCGGGGGCGACGAACCTGCTGACCGGCGTCGCCGACGCCCACCTCGACAAGAGCCCGCTCGTCGCCGTCACGGGACAGGGCGGGCTCGAACGCCTCCACAAGGAGAGCCACCAGGCGCTGAACGTCGTCGGCCTCTTCGAGCCCGTCACGAAGTGGAACGCGCAGCTGGACGACCCCGACGTCGTCGGCGAGGCCGTCCGCAAGGCGTTCAAAGTCGCCGAGTACGAGAAGCCCGGCGCGACCCACCTGGAACTCCCCGAGGACGTGGCGGGCGAGGCCACCCAGGAGCGTCCCCTTCCGGAACGGGAGCCCGTGCGTCCGGGCGCTCCCGACCCGGATGCGCTCGACCGCGCCGTCGACCTGCTCGCGGCGGCCGACCGACCGCTGGTCGTCGCCGGCAACGGCGCCGTCCGCGCCCGCGCGGTCGACCGCCTCAGGGCCCTCGTCGAGGCCGCCGACCTCCCCGTCGTCTCGACGTACATGGGCAAGGGGGCCGTCTCGGACGCCGACGAGCGCTCGCTGATGACGGTCGCCTCCGGGGACGGCGCGGCGGCGGAGGCCATCGCGGCGGCCGACCTGCTCGTGGCCGTCGGCTACGACGTCGCCGAGCACGACCCCGCCGACTGGGACCATGACGGACCGATCGTCCACGTCGACTCCGAGCCCGCGGAGGTGTACGCCGCCTACAACTCCGAGGTCGAGGTCGTCGCCGACGTCGGCCGGACGCTGCAGGCGCTGACGGACCGCGCCGAGGACGGCGCGTTCGGGACGGAAACGGACTGGTACGGCGACTACCGCGAACGCGTGCTGGCCGACGTCGATCGGGAACCGGCCGACGAACCGCCGTTCACCGAGGAGGGCGTCCTCCCCGTCCTGCGCGATGTCATGGCCGACGAGGACGTGCTCGTCTCCGACGTCGGCAGCCACAAGATGGCCGTCGCCGCGAACTACCCCGCCTACGAGCCCAACACCTGCGTCGTCTCGAACGGCCTCGCGGCCATGGGCATCGCCGTCCCGGGCGCGCTCGCGGCCGACCTCGCCGTCGACGGGAACGTCGTCGCCGCGACCGGCGACGGCGGCTTCCTGATGAACGCCGCCGAGATCGAGACCGCCACCAGGCTGGGCTGTTCGTACGCCGTCGTCGTCTTCCGGGACGACGACTACGGCCTCATCTCTGAGAAGCAGCTCGACCACACCGGCGACTCGACGGGGACCGGGCTGAGCAACCCCGACCTCACCACCTTCGCCGAGAGTTTCGGCATCGACGCGTACCGCCCGGAATCGCCCGGGGAGATCCGGGAGGCCCTCGACGAGGCCGTCGGCGGCGGCATGGCTCTCGTCGAGATCCCCGTCGAGTGA
- a CDS encoding NAD-dependent succinate-semialdehyde dehydrogenase, producing the protein MDSVNPATGEAVESYEDHSESDVDEALDRATETSAEWKDRPLREREQLLENAAEVLRENKREYAEIMAREMGKPIDQGVSEVEKCAWACDHYAENASSYLEPEHHPSPPGSTVKTVYEPLGPVLAVMPWNFPFWQVFRFAAPYLTAGNVGLLKHASNVPGCAVAIEEVFREAGYPEGVFQSLLIPSDLVDDAIEDDRVRAATLTGSGPAGRSVAATAGENLKKTVLELGGSDPFVVLDDADLDAAAETGAWARNQNAGQSCIAAKRFIVHTDVYDDFLDRFVDEIENLTVGDPTDEDTDVGPQAREDLMEDLHEQVRQSVEAGATVVTGGEPMDREGAFYPPTVLTDVPEGCPADDEETFGPVAAVWEVEDEDAAVEKANDTQFGLGASVWTEDRERGERIARRIDAGCTYVNQLVKSDPRVPFGGVKESGYGRELSEPGIHEFVNRKTVWIE; encoded by the coding sequence AGGCGCTGGACCGGGCGACGGAGACCTCCGCGGAGTGGAAGGACCGCCCGCTGCGGGAACGCGAGCAACTCCTGGAGAACGCGGCCGAAGTGCTGCGGGAGAACAAGCGCGAGTACGCCGAGATCATGGCCCGCGAGATGGGCAAGCCGATCGACCAGGGCGTCTCGGAGGTCGAGAAGTGCGCCTGGGCCTGCGACCACTACGCCGAGAACGCAAGCAGCTACCTGGAGCCCGAGCACCACCCGAGCCCCCCGGGTTCGACGGTCAAGACGGTCTACGAGCCGCTCGGTCCCGTGCTAGCGGTGATGCCGTGGAACTTCCCGTTCTGGCAGGTGTTCCGCTTCGCCGCGCCCTACCTGACGGCGGGCAACGTCGGCCTCCTGAAGCACGCCTCCAACGTCCCGGGCTGCGCCGTCGCCATCGAGGAGGTGTTCCGCGAGGCCGGTTACCCCGAGGGCGTCTTCCAGTCGCTGCTGATCCCCTCCGACCTCGTCGACGACGCGATCGAGGACGACCGCGTCCGGGCCGCGACGCTGACGGGCAGCGGCCCCGCCGGCCGGTCCGTGGCCGCCACCGCCGGGGAGAACCTCAAGAAGACCGTCCTGGAGCTGGGCGGCAGCGACCCGTTCGTCGTCCTCGACGACGCCGACCTCGACGCGGCCGCGGAGACGGGCGCGTGGGCCCGCAACCAGAACGCCGGCCAGTCCTGCATCGCCGCCAAGCGCTTTATCGTCCACACGGACGTCTACGACGACTTCCTCGACAGATTCGTCGACGAGATCGAGAACCTCACCGTCGGCGACCCGACGGACGAGGACACCGACGTCGGCCCGCAGGCCCGCGAAGACCTCATGGAGGACCTCCACGAGCAGGTCCGGCAAAGCGTCGAGGCCGGCGCGACCGTCGTGACGGGCGGCGAGCCCATGGACCGCGAGGGGGCCTTCTACCCGCCGACGGTCCTGACCGACGTGCCGGAGGGGTGTCCCGCCGACGACGAGGAGACGTTCGGCCCCGTCGCGGCCGTCTGGGAGGTCGAGGACGAGGACGCGGCCGTCGAGAAGGCCAACGACACCCAGTTCGGCCTCGGCGCGAGCGTCTGGACCGAGGACCGCGAGCGCGGCGAGCGGATCGCCCGGCGGATCGACGCCGGCTGCACCTACGTCAACCAGCTCGTCAAGTCCGATCCGCGGGTGCCGTTCGGGGGCGTCAAGGAGTCGGGCTACGGCCGCGAGCTCTCCGAGCCCGGAATCCACGAGTTCGTCAACCGCAAGACGGTGTGGATCGAATGA